One window from the genome of Tolypothrix sp. NIES-4075 encodes:
- the cobJ gene encoding precorrin-3B C(17)-methyltransferase, protein MTACAIVVLGQNSVTLAKQIKTALLNATIYGLAERTSNVDVSFTNFGETLRELFAKGTPIIGICAAGILIRTLAPIISDKRQEPPVLAVAEDGSAVVPLLGGLQGVNDLARQIAAVLEVKAAITTTGDIRFHTALLSPPAGYHLANPDDAKKFISDLLAGATVKLKGTAPWLVNSKLPFDEEGKLTIQVTEYEVPLTPDCLVYHPATLAIGVSNASQVNSKDAISCIQQMLADAKLSIFSVAGVFALDEEAASVIEEIADALNVPVRFLNCQSEKNAVAIALTATGANGKLVVQQQCGINLAVAVSGEVIDINRIGKPRGQLFIVGTGPGAANWMSPEVQQILSEATDLVGYSFYLDLAGSLREGQRRHEFDNREELARAEMALDLAAEGRIVAVVSSGDPGIYAMAAAVFEVLDCNQPKWQSIKIHVAPGISAIQAAAARIGAPIGHDFCVISLSDILKPWSIIERRIIAAAEADLAIAFYNPASKQRTSQLASAREILLRYRSPQTIVVLARNVGRTGESVLVRTLADLSPQEVDMRTLVLVGSSKTRTVPHYGGVWVYTPRQY, encoded by the coding sequence ATGACTGCTTGTGCAATTGTGGTTCTCGGTCAAAATAGTGTAACCTTAGCAAAGCAAATAAAAACCGCTTTGCTCAATGCTACTATTTACGGTTTGGCGGAACGTACATCAAATGTCGATGTCAGTTTCACTAACTTTGGCGAAACACTGCGAGAATTATTTGCAAAGGGAACTCCGATAATCGGCATTTGTGCAGCAGGAATTCTCATCCGCACTCTTGCGCCCATTATATCCGATAAGCGTCAAGAACCACCTGTGTTAGCTGTGGCTGAGGATGGTAGCGCTGTCGTCCCGTTATTGGGGGGACTTCAGGGTGTTAATGATTTAGCCAGACAAATTGCCGCAGTGCTTGAAGTAAAAGCGGCAATTACGACAACTGGAGATATCCGTTTTCACACAGCACTTTTATCTCCTCCAGCAGGATATCATTTAGCGAATCCAGATGATGCAAAAAAATTTATTTCTGATTTACTTGCAGGTGCAACGGTAAAATTGAAAGGAACTGCACCTTGGCTAGTTAACAGTAAACTGCCTTTTGACGAAGAAGGAAAATTAACTATTCAGGTTACAGAATATGAAGTGCCGCTAACACCAGACTGTTTGGTTTATCATCCAGCAACTTTGGCAATTGGAGTCAGCAATGCTTCACAAGTCAACTCAAAGGATGCAATATCCTGCATTCAGCAAATGCTAGCCGATGCTAAACTTTCAATTTTCTCAGTCGCGGGTGTCTTTGCGTTAGACGAAGAAGCCGCATCAGTAATTGAGGAAATTGCCGATGCTTTAAATGTACCAGTTCGTTTCTTAAATTGTCAAAGTGAGAAAAACGCAGTTGCGATCGCTTTAACTGCAACTGGTGCTAATGGTAAATTAGTTGTGCAACAACAATGTGGTATAAATCTTGCTGTTGCTGTTTCTGGGGAAGTAATCGATATTAACAGAATTGGTAAACCAAGGGGACAATTATTTATTGTTGGTACTGGTCCTGGTGCGGCAAATTGGATGTCTCCCGAAGTCCAGCAAATTCTCAGTGAAGCCACAGACTTAGTGGGTTATAGCTTTTACCTTGATTTAGCTGGTTCGTTGCGAGAAGGACAGCGACGACATGAGTTTGATAATCGTGAGGAACTCGCACGCGCAGAGATGGCTTTGGATTTAGCCGCAGAAGGGCGAATAGTTGCGGTGGTTTCTTCTGGCGACCCTGGTATATATGCAATGGCAGCAGCGGTGTTTGAGGTGCTTGATTGCAATCAACCGAAATGGCAAAGTATCAAAATTCATGTTGCCCCTGGTATTTCTGCTATACAAGCTGCTGCCGCGAGAATTGGAGCGCCTATTGGTCATGATTTCTGCGTGATTTCTCTGTCGGATATTCTCAAACCTTGGTCTATTATCGAACGTCGAATTATTGCCGCTGCTGAAGCTGATTTGGCGATCGCCTTTTACAACCCCGCATCCAAACAACGCACCTCACAACTTGCATCAGCACGGGAAATTTTGTTGCGGTATCGTTCGCCACAAACTATAGTCGTACTTGCCCGGAATGTTGGGCGGACGGGGGAATCAGTTTTAGTGCGGACTTTGGCTGATTTATCGCCTCAGGAGGTAGATATGCGAACTTTGGTGCTAGTTGGTTCCAGCAAGACGCGCACAGTGCCGCATTATGGGGGTGTTTGGGTTTATACCCCACGTCAGTATTAA
- a CDS encoding FHA domain-containing protein — protein MQYLGILNTTLSLELFHLQTNTSLELPAIYVIRIGKPNEQVSVDIDVSLLPNTDVVSRLHAEIHIEGNNYYIEDLGSTNGTYINNTKLISKTRYQLNLGDKIDLGQESKVTFIFQQKQHKANIFSTANPTAIQRDAENGKSIQVDRPSKFVGLALMVAGIIIFAGNTQVGLFVRIPGVLLCIAGVVVLMQQRIRRNYGWILIALGIAVIVFTGNVFASVNFLAILIASALLFAGYKLFSTGKVFNYSLRSLDGLLKNKK, from the coding sequence ATGCAATATTTAGGTATATTGAATACAACATTGAGTTTAGAACTTTTTCATCTTCAAACCAATACGTCTTTGGAGCTACCAGCGATTTATGTAATTCGTATTGGTAAGCCAAATGAGCAAGTTTCAGTCGATATTGATGTTTCTCTATTACCAAATACTGATGTTGTTTCTCGGCTTCATGCAGAGATTCATATAGAAGGAAATAATTACTATATTGAAGATTTAGGAAGTACTAACGGTACATATATTAACAATACAAAGTTAATATCTAAAACTCGTTATCAGCTTAATTTAGGAGATAAAATAGACCTTGGTCAAGAAAGTAAAGTAACGTTTATTTTTCAACAGAAACAACACAAAGCAAATATTTTTTCGACTGCAAATCCTACAGCAATTCAGCGAGATGCTGAAAACGGTAAATCAATTCAAGTAGACCGTCCAAGCAAGTTTGTCGGCTTGGCATTAATGGTTGCAGGAATTATAATTTTTGCAGGAAATACTCAAGTGGGTCTTTTTGTGCGTATTCCTGGTGTATTGTTATGTATCGCCGGCGTTGTAGTTTTAATGCAGCAGCGAATAAGACGTAATTACGGATGGATTTTGATAGCGCTAGGAATAGCAGTCATCGTTTTTACTGGCAATGTCTTCGCATCAGTTAATTTTCTTGCTATTCTGATTGCATCGGCTTTATTATTTGCTGGATATAAACTTTTTAGTACAGGGAAAGTGTTTAATTATAGTTTGCGATCGCTTGACGGATTATTAAAGAATAAAAAATAA
- a CDS encoding GlsB/YeaQ/YmgE family stress response membrane protein, producing the protein MNIVAWIVLGLLAGAIAKAIYPGHQGGGILGTILLGIIGAFVGGTLGSFLTTGSLQLTATSLSIPGVAVAVLGAIIAVFLWNWFSRRTA; encoded by the coding sequence ATGAATATAGTTGCATGGATTGTTTTAGGTTTGTTGGCTGGCGCGATCGCTAAAGCTATTTATCCCGGTCATCAAGGTGGTGGTATTCTCGGTACAATCTTATTAGGTATTATCGGCGCTTTCGTTGGTGGTACATTGGGAAGTTTTCTGACTACGGGAAGTTTACAACTTACAGCTACAAGTTTGAGCATTCCTGGAGTTGCTGTAGCTGTACTGGGTGCAATCATTGCCGTGTTTCTGTGGAACTGGTTTAGCCGTCGCACCGCATAA
- the dacB gene encoding D-alanyl-D-alanine carboxypeptidase/D-alanyl-D-alanine endopeptidase has product MAFNSRVAQAQIKVAPATKTKNICPTQLAAAVDEVINRPQYSRVRWGILVQPLYKAQNLYSRDAQKYFTPASNAKLLTTAAALQQLGANYRIRTSVYQDGNNVLRVVGRGDPSFGDTQLVALAKQLKAKGITQITKLIADDSYFQGDIVSPSWEWEDVYSDYGAPVNSLILNENVFSINLIPQAVGKPLQVGWTDFNEARFWQIINQSVTVEEKQPTFINVTRELSGNVLRIQGQLAAKADPFLVKVPVVDPNNYFLRRFRTALAGEKIRLPETGVVSGGVNQQEVAFVESSPLSDLLMETNQNSNNLYAEALLRAIALQPKKPDQTTVNAGLEVLKTTLTQLGVNPTGYALVDGSGLSRHDLVSPEALVQVLQAMAKTPSSSVYRASLPVAGKSGSLKNRFLNTPAYGIVQAKTGTVTGVVSLSGYVNTPKYEPLVFSIIVNQSEQKAKALREGVDEIVVLLSQLQRC; this is encoded by the coding sequence ATGGCATTTAATTCTAGAGTTGCTCAAGCACAAATAAAAGTCGCGCCGGCAACCAAAACCAAAAATATTTGCCCCACTCAACTGGCAGCAGCGGTGGATGAAGTGATAAACCGTCCGCAATACAGTCGGGTGCGTTGGGGTATTTTGGTGCAACCTTTATATAAAGCGCAAAATCTTTACAGTCGGGATGCCCAGAAATATTTTACTCCTGCTTCTAATGCCAAACTTCTGACAACGGCTGCCGCTTTACAGCAATTGGGGGCAAATTACCGCATTCGTACCTCTGTTTATCAAGATGGTAATAATGTTTTGCGTGTCGTGGGTAGGGGAGATCCTAGCTTCGGCGATACTCAGCTTGTAGCATTGGCGAAACAGTTGAAAGCAAAGGGAATTACCCAAATTACAAAGTTGATTGCCGATGATAGCTATTTTCAAGGGGATATTGTCTCCCCCAGCTGGGAATGGGAAGATGTTTACTCAGACTATGGCGCACCTGTTAACAGCTTGATTCTCAATGAAAATGTGTTTAGTATCAACTTGATACCGCAAGCTGTGGGTAAACCTTTACAAGTTGGCTGGACTGATTTTAATGAAGCGAGATTCTGGCAGATTATTAATCAATCGGTGACAGTTGAGGAAAAACAACCAACTTTTATCAATGTTACCCGCGAATTATCCGGAAACGTGTTGCGAATTCAAGGGCAACTAGCAGCGAAAGCCGATCCGTTTTTAGTTAAAGTGCCTGTGGTCGATCCTAATAATTACTTTTTGCGACGCTTTCGCACAGCTTTGGCTGGGGAAAAAATCCGCTTGCCAGAGACAGGGGTAGTATCTGGGGGTGTTAATCAACAGGAAGTAGCTTTTGTAGAGTCGTCTCCTTTATCAGACTTGCTGATGGAGACAAATCAGAATAGTAACAATTTGTATGCTGAAGCATTGTTGAGGGCGATCGCATTACAACCCAAAAAGCCAGATCAAACTACTGTTAATGCTGGTTTAGAAGTTCTCAAAACAACTTTAACTCAATTAGGAGTCAATCCTACAGGTTACGCTCTAGTAGATGGTTCCGGGTTATCGCGACATGATTTAGTTAGTCCAGAAGCTTTAGTGCAAGTTTTGCAAGCAATGGCAAAAACACCTTCCTCATCAGTTTATCGCGCATCTTTACCTGTTGCCGGCAAAAGCGGTTCTCTGAAAAATCGCTTTCTCAACACGCCAGCGTATGGTATTGTACAAGCAAAAACAGGCACGGTGACTGGTGTTGTTTCTTTATCTGGATATGTAAATACTCCCAAATATGAGCCTTTGGTTTTCAGCATTATTGTTAATCAAAGCGAACAGAAAGCGAAAGCTTTGCGAGAAGGAGTTGATGAAATTGTCGTCTTGTTATCTCAACTACAGCGCTGTTGA
- a CDS encoding ATP-grasp domain-containing protein, whose amino-acid sequence MAQIRALFQNLGTLLLLAIAFPFNCSFVLASLVWNLLKSPFKKQVSAENPKNILLTGGKMTKALQLARLFHAAGHKVFLVETKKYWLSGHRFSNSIENFYTIPEPQEDADGYIQALLDIVKKENIDIFIPVSSPVASYYDSLAKPVLSTYCEAFTFDADVTKMLDDKFTFSEKALSLGLTAPKSHLITDPEQILKFNFESEKRKYILKSIPYSSFYRLDMVKLPCADMANYVKNLPISEDHPWMMQEFITGQEYCTHSTVRDGEMKLHGCSDSSAFQVNYEHVDKPKMTAWVSHFVKELNLTGQISFDFIEQEDGTVYAIECNPRTHSAITMFHDHSGVADAYLSKDTFSAPMQPLPESKPTYWLYHEVWRLTNVKSLQQLQVWFKNIFRGKDAIFSVSDPLPFLTVHHWQIPLLILQNLQKLKGWIRIDFNIGKLVELGGD is encoded by the coding sequence ATGGCGCAGATTAGAGCATTATTCCAAAATCTGGGTACACTTTTATTGCTGGCGATCGCATTTCCTTTCAATTGCAGCTTCGTACTCGCATCATTAGTATGGAATTTATTAAAATCGCCTTTCAAGAAGCAAGTATCAGCAGAAAACCCGAAAAACATCTTACTCACAGGTGGTAAGATGACGAAAGCTCTGCAACTAGCTCGTTTATTTCACGCTGCCGGACATAAAGTTTTTTTAGTTGAAACCAAGAAATACTGGTTATCCGGTCATCGTTTTTCCAACTCTATCGAAAACTTCTACACCATACCCGAACCGCAGGAAGATGCAGACGGTTATATTCAAGCTTTGCTCGATATAGTTAAAAAAGAAAATATTGACATATTTATCCCCGTATCCAGTCCAGTTGCTAGTTATTATGACTCTTTAGCCAAACCTGTATTATCGACTTACTGCGAAGCCTTTACTTTTGATGCAGATGTCACCAAGATGTTAGATGACAAATTCACCTTTAGTGAAAAAGCACTAAGTCTTGGTTTGACAGCACCAAAATCACATTTAATTACAGATCCAGAACAAATCTTAAAATTCAACTTTGAGTCAGAAAAACGCAAATATATTCTTAAGAGTATTCCATATAGCTCATTTTACCGCTTGGATATGGTCAAGCTGCCTTGTGCAGACATGGCTAATTACGTGAAAAACTTGCCAATCAGTGAAGATCATCCTTGGATGATGCAGGAATTTATTACCGGACAAGAGTATTGCACCCATAGCACAGTTCGAGACGGAGAGATGAAGTTGCACGGATGTTCTGACTCGTCTGCATTTCAAGTCAACTACGAACACGTTGATAAACCAAAAATGACAGCATGGGTTAGTCATTTTGTCAAAGAATTAAATTTGACCGGACAAATTTCTTTTGACTTCATCGAACAAGAAGACGGCACAGTTTATGCAATTGAGTGTAACCCCCGCACGCACTCAGCAATTACAATGTTTCATGACCATTCTGGGGTAGCCGATGCATATTTGAGTAAAGATACTTTCAGCGCACCGATGCAGCCCTTACCGGAAAGTAAGCCTACTTATTGGTTGTATCATGAAGTATGGAGGCTGACTAATGTTAAGTCGTTACAGCAATTGCAGGTGTGGTTTAAGAATATTTTTCGGGGTAAGGACGCGATTTTTAGTGTTAGCGATCCGCTGCCATTTTTAACAGTACATCACTGGCAAATTCCTTTATTGATACTTCAGAATTTACAAAAGTTAAAAGGTTGGATCAGAATAGATTTCAACATTGGTAAGCTTGTTGAGTTAGGTGGCGATTAA
- a CDS encoding O-methyltransferase — MSTVVNVEKARPVTPLGILVEHLETAVTQAQDNPSLKEHLQQCLRLAALLDPYLDECTTDESPALAAIALSTQQEAWKQRFSDGSTVRELEQEMLSGHVEGQTLKMFVHMTQAKTVLDIGMFTGYSALAMAEALPSDGRLVACEVDAYVADFAKSLFEQSDHGQKIEVKVGGALETLGKLAEMKESFDLVFIDADKKEYVQYFQMLLDLNLLAPNGFICVDNTLLQGQPYLPPQQRTANGQAIANFNLVVKNDNRVEQVMLPLRDGLTIIRRL, encoded by the coding sequence ATGTCTACTGTTGTCAACGTGGAAAAAGCCCGTCCCGTCACACCGTTGGGTATCTTGGTAGAACATCTAGAAACTGCCGTTACCCAAGCGCAAGACAATCCAAGTTTAAAAGAGCATTTACAGCAATGCTTGCGTCTAGCCGCTCTATTAGATCCTTATCTAGATGAGTGTACCACCGATGAATCCCCAGCATTAGCGGCGATCGCCTTATCGACCCAGCAAGAAGCCTGGAAACAGCGATTTAGCGATGGCTCAACAGTGCGAGAATTAGAGCAGGAAATGCTTTCCGGACACGTCGAAGGACAAACGTTAAAAATGTTTGTCCACATGACACAAGCAAAAACTGTGTTAGATATCGGCATGTTTACCGGCTATTCAGCGCTGGCAATGGCAGAAGCATTACCAAGTGATGGGCGTTTGGTAGCTTGCGAGGTAGATGCATATGTAGCGGATTTTGCCAAGTCCTTATTTGAGCAATCAGACCACGGACAGAAAATAGAAGTGAAAGTGGGTGGAGCGCTGGAAACTCTTGGTAAACTGGCAGAGATGAAAGAGTCATTTGACTTAGTATTCATTGATGCCGATAAAAAAGAGTACGTTCAGTACTTTCAGATGCTGCTAGACTTAAACTTGCTTGCTCCCAACGGCTTCATCTGCGTAGACAATACCTTATTGCAAGGACAGCCTTATCTTCCACCTCAACAGCGTACAGCAAATGGACAAGCGATCGCCAACTTCAACTTAGTTGTCAAAAACGACAACCGCGTTGAACAGGTAATGCTACCCTTGCGAGACGGTCTAACCATTATCAGACGATTGTAG
- a CDS encoding sedoheptulose 7-phosphate cyclase: MSIVEPKLTATETEFHVEGYEKIDFSLAFVNGLFEIKNKDLADTYAGFKRCLAVVDHNVNRLYGSQMQEYFKHYNIDLTIFPVRIEENDKTLSTFSSIADAFSAYNLLRKEPVLVVGGGLVLDVVGFTCAAYRRSTNYIRVPTTLIALIDAGVAIKVAVNHGKDKNRLGAYHPPKKVFLDFSFLRTLPIDQVRNGMAELVKIAVVSHAEVFELLYKYGEDLLNTRFGYVDGTPELQEVAQRVNYESIKKMLELETPNLHELMLDRVIAYGHTWSPTLELTPKIPLLHGHAVNIDMALSATIAEKRGYITANDRDRILGLMSRVGLALDDDLLDSDLLWYATKSITLTRDGLQRAAMPKPIGECFFVNDLTREELDAALNDHKQICATYPRAGAGIDAYISSQEQDINSLEQDINSYRMIDETLVGSGN, encoded by the coding sequence ATGAGTATCGTCGAACCAAAGTTAACGGCAACTGAAACTGAATTTCACGTGGAAGGCTACGAGAAGATTGACTTTAGTCTTGCCTTCGTGAATGGACTATTTGAGATAAAAAACAAAGACCTAGCAGATACTTATGCAGGTTTTAAGCGTTGTCTTGCAGTAGTTGACCATAATGTGAATCGGCTTTACGGTTCGCAAATGCAAGAATACTTCAAGCATTACAACATCGATCTCACCATTTTTCCCGTAAGAATTGAGGAAAACGACAAAACTCTTAGCACATTTTCGTCGATAGCTGATGCTTTCTCGGCATATAATTTGCTGCGGAAAGAGCCAGTTTTGGTTGTAGGTGGTGGATTAGTTTTAGATGTCGTTGGCTTCACTTGCGCGGCTTATCGGCGCAGCACCAATTACATCCGCGTTCCGACAACTTTGATTGCTTTAATTGATGCGGGTGTAGCGATCAAAGTAGCCGTAAACCACGGTAAAGACAAAAATCGTTTAGGTGCTTATCACCCACCGAAAAAAGTTTTTCTCGACTTTTCCTTTTTGCGGACACTTCCTATAGATCAAGTCCGTAACGGAATGGCAGAATTGGTGAAGATTGCGGTTGTTTCCCACGCAGAAGTATTCGAGTTGTTGTATAAGTACGGCGAAGATTTGCTGAATACACGCTTCGGCTATGTTGATGGCACTCCCGAATTGCAAGAAGTAGCGCAGCGCGTGAATTACGAGTCAATTAAGAAAATGTTGGAGTTGGAAACACCGAACCTCCACGAATTAATGCTCGATCGCGTCATCGCCTACGGACACACTTGGAGTCCTACACTAGAATTAACTCCCAAAATACCGCTATTACACGGTCATGCTGTGAATATTGACATGGCATTAAGTGCAACAATAGCCGAAAAACGAGGTTATATCACCGCCAACGATCGCGATCGCATCCTCGGATTGATGAGTCGTGTGGGTCTTGCTCTTGACGACGATTTACTCGATAGCGATTTGTTGTGGTACGCTACCAAATCGATAACTTTGACACGAGACGGTTTACAGCGTGCAGCGATGCCCAAACCAATTGGTGAATGCTTCTTCGTCAACGATTTGACTCGTGAAGAATTAGACGCTGCATTAAACGACCACAAACAAATTTGCGCCACATACCCTCGTGCTGGTGCTGGTATAGATGCTTACATCAGCAGCCAAGAGCAAGATATTAACAGCTTAGAGCAAGATATCAACAGCTACCGGATGATTGACGAGACATTGGTAGGGAGTGGCAACTAA
- a CDS encoding GNAT family N-acetyltransferase, whose amino-acid sequence MLTLFRKNKLENFSRQGGDVYDDFQQASNYRYKIRKFIMVIRPIGREELEVFASLSDRIDPNKHFLSYLTDMWASGYIRPEWCFVAESAGKFIGRIVYWSLPSLLKPVIVDILEVPWNENYIEVGTNLLKHSLAQLHFQSGDTVDYELDSPSSDFTPLHKRIELFENFGFSLKRETIRFEWKDIQTEIASSNRLTFRSLDEVGDDAFIHAIAQVSLQSLDRSILQNQAKLGQKKDAVDKFNMLKAFKYQPTWWQLAYNFEGTLIGLIMPTENDNKATIGYIGVLPEHRGKGYVNDLLMQGTLTLKSNGAVCIRADADINNAPMICAFQRAGYKQFASRRQYHYQVKNDNP is encoded by the coding sequence ATGCTCACTCTATTTCGTAAAAATAAACTTGAGAATTTTTCGCGTCAAGGGGGTGATGTCTATGATGACTTTCAGCAAGCAAGTAATTATCGCTACAAAATTAGGAAATTCATCATGGTTATTCGTCCTATTGGGCGCGAGGAGTTGGAAGTCTTTGCGAGTCTAAGCGATCGCATTGATCCAAACAAGCATTTTCTTTCTTATTTGACAGACATGTGGGCATCAGGCTACATCCGCCCTGAGTGGTGTTTTGTCGCAGAGTCAGCAGGAAAGTTCATCGGACGTATCGTTTATTGGTCGTTACCATCGCTCTTGAAGCCTGTTATTGTTGATATTTTGGAAGTACCTTGGAACGAAAACTATATTGAGGTTGGTACAAATCTCTTAAAACACAGCTTGGCACAGTTGCACTTTCAAAGCGGCGACACTGTAGACTATGAACTCGATAGTCCATCTTCTGACTTTACACCATTACACAAACGAATTGAACTGTTTGAAAATTTTGGATTTTCATTGAAAAGGGAAACTATCCGTTTTGAGTGGAAAGACATTCAAACTGAGATAGCATCATCAAATCGGCTGACATTTCGTTCTCTTGATGAAGTTGGTGATGATGCTTTTATTCACGCGATCGCCCAAGTATCGTTACAAAGTTTAGATCGTTCAATCTTGCAAAATCAAGCCAAACTAGGTCAGAAGAAAGACGCAGTTGATAAGTTTAACATGTTAAAGGCTTTCAAATATCAACCGACGTGGTGGCAACTAGCTTACAACTTTGAGGGAACTCTCATTGGTTTGATTATGCCAACAGAGAATGATAATAAAGCAACCATCGGGTATATCGGTGTACTACCAGAACATCGGGGAAAAGGCTACGTTAACGATTTGCTAATGCAAGGAACCCTCACCCTCAAATCTAACGGTGCTGTATGCATCCGTGCTGATGCTGATATCAATAATGCACCGATGATCTGCGCCTTTCAACGCGCTGGATATAAACAGTTTGCCTCAAGAAGACAATATCACTATCAGGTAAAAAACGATAATCCGTAA
- the hisD gene encoding histidinol dehydrogenase, producing MQLLQTTDKDFSSRFKTLVSDRREATVDVSGTVHEILADVKVRGDAAVKEYTSRFDRYDPQSLRLSQTFIAEHAAQCSADVVAALELAAERIAAFHQKQLPQDIGYTDTVGVKLGLNWISLSQVGIYVPGGRASYPSSLLMNAIPAKIAGVERIVMTVPMPRGEINSAVFAAAQIAGVTEIYGIGGAQAIAALAYGTQSIAPVDKIVGPGNAYVAEAKRQVFGTVGIDSIAGPSEILVVADQHNNPDWIAWDLLSQAEHDPSAQSILITDSEIFAQQVIAAVEQILANLPTKEVAGASWQNYAAVILVSDLAQSIPLLNQLAPEHVELCVDNPQLLANEIKCAGSVFLGRYTPEAIGDYLGGPNHVLPTARSARFASGLSVYDFLKRITYLECDRQALQTIGKAAVTLAEAEGLPAHAGSVSVRLQ from the coding sequence ATGCAGCTACTTCAAACTACGGACAAAGATTTTTCTAGTCGATTCAAAACTCTTGTTAGCGATCGCCGGGAAGCTACAGTTGATGTTAGTGGGACAGTACACGAGATTCTAGCTGATGTTAAAGTGCGTGGTGATGCCGCAGTCAAGGAGTATACTAGCCGCTTCGATCGCTACGATCCCCAGTCTTTGCGTTTGAGCCAAACCTTTATTGCCGAACACGCAGCACAATGTTCTGCTGATGTAGTGGCTGCGCTGGAACTTGCTGCTGAGAGAATTGCGGCTTTCCATCAAAAACAACTACCGCAAGATATTGGCTATACCGATACTGTCGGGGTAAAACTGGGATTAAATTGGATATCGCTGTCTCAAGTGGGAATTTATGTACCTGGAGGACGTGCCAGCTATCCTAGTTCTTTACTGATGAACGCTATACCTGCCAAAATTGCCGGCGTAGAAAGAATCGTTATGACAGTACCGATGCCTCGCGGTGAGATTAATTCTGCCGTATTCGCAGCTGCCCAAATTGCTGGTGTCACGGAAATTTACGGCATTGGTGGGGCACAAGCGATCGCAGCATTAGCCTATGGTACCCAAAGCATTGCCCCCGTAGATAAAATTGTCGGTCCTGGTAATGCTTATGTTGCTGAAGCTAAACGTCAAGTATTTGGCACTGTTGGCATTGACAGCATCGCCGGTCCTTCAGAAATTCTGGTGGTAGCCGACCAACATAATAACCCAGACTGGATTGCCTGGGATTTGCTATCGCAAGCAGAACACGATCCTAGCGCTCAGTCAATTTTGATTACTGATTCAGAAATTTTTGCTCAACAAGTGATAGCAGCAGTTGAGCAAATTCTCGCCAACCTGCCCACCAAAGAAGTCGCCGGTGCTAGTTGGCAAAATTATGCAGCCGTGATTCTTGTCAGCGATTTGGCACAAAGTATACCACTGCTAAACCAACTAGCTCCAGAACATGTGGAATTGTGCGTAGACAACCCACAACTGCTTGCCAATGAAATTAAGTGTGCTGGTAGCGTGTTTCTAGGACGTTATACCCCAGAAGCAATTGGCGATTATTTAGGAGGTCCCAACCATGTACTGCCTACTGCACGTTCTGCCCGATTTGCCTCTGGCTTGAGTGTCTACGACTTTCTCAAGCGGATTACTTATTTGGAATGCGATCGACAAGCATTACAGACAATAGGCAAAGCAGCCGTGACGTTAGCAGAAGCAGAAGGTTTACCTGCCCATGCAGGTAGTGTATCTGTGCGCTTGCAATAA